A genomic region of Platichthys flesus chromosome 4, fPlaFle2.1, whole genome shotgun sequence contains the following coding sequences:
- the LOC133952081 gene encoding tripartite motif-containing protein 3-like isoform X1 — MSVTMAKRETGSASPVVRQIDKQFLVCSICLDHYHNPKVLPCLHTFCEKCLQNYIPPQSLTLSCPVCRQTSILPEKGVAALQNNFFITNLMEVLQRDPECSQPEACNVLESASAATACQPLSCPNHEGKVMEFYCESCETAMCLECTEGEHREHVTVPLRDVLEQHKSALSNQLDTVRNRLPQLTAAIDLVNEISKQLSDRKNDAVTDISNTFDELEKALHQRKTALVTEVENICSTKQKVLQVQLTSLLQGKENIQSSCNFTEQALSHGTATEVLLVQKQMGERVSALARHTFPEQPHENGHLECQVETDGLRRSIQNLGVLITTGAVGHTSVATGEGLRHALVGQHTTVTVTTKDKDGELVKTGNAALRAEIISADGACTEAEVADNKNGTYEVGYTIRTEGEYTFSLLLYEQPVRGGPYRLRAVKPSDVLQSPEDVKRRVKSPSGGGGHVRQKAVRRPSSMYSTTKKKENPIEDELIYRVGTRGRDKAEFTNLQGISTSSNGRIVVADSNNQCIQVFSNDGQFKMRFGVRGRSPGQLQRPTGVTVDVNGDIIVADYDNRWISIFSSDGKFKSKIGAGRLMGPKGVAVDKNGHIITVDNKACCVFIFQANGKLVTKFGARGTSDRHFAEKSGANIALEQKISKSGPVFSPHFVAVNNKNEIVVTDFHNHSVKVYNADGEFLFKFGSHGEGNGQFNAPTGVAVDANGNIIVADWGNSRIQVFDSSGSFLSYINTTADPLYGPQGLALTSDGHVAVADSGNHCFKVYRYLQ; from the exons ATGTCCGTGACCATGGCGAAGCGTGAGACCGGCAGCGCCAGCCCCGTGGTCCGGCAGATAGACAAGCAGTTCCTGGTCTGCAGCATCTGTCTGGATCATTACCACAACCCCAAGGTGCTGCCCTGCCTGCACACCTTCTGCGAGAA ATGTCTACAGAACTACATCCCTCCCCAGTCTCTGACGCTGTCCTGCCCCGTGTGCAGACAGACCTCCATCTTGCCGGAGAAGGGCGTGGCGGCCCTGCAGAACAACTTCTTCATCACCAACCTGATGGAGGTGCTGCAGCGAGACCCCGAGTGCAGCCAGCCCGAGGCCTGCAACGTGCTCGAGTCGGCCAGTGCAGCCACGGCCTGTCAGCCCCTCTCCTGTCCCAACCACGAGGGCAAG GTGATGGAGTTTTACTGCGAGTCGTGTGAGACCGCCATGTGTCTGGAGTGCACGGAGGGAGAACACAGGGAACATGTGACGGTTCCTCTGAGGGACGTGCTGGAGCAACACAAGTCCGCACTCAGCAACCAGCTGGACACCGTGCGCAACAG ACTACCTCAGTTGACGGCTGCCATTGACCTGGTGAATGAAATCTCCAAGCAGCTTTCAGACAGGAAGAATGACGCCGTGACCGACATCAGCAACACGTTCGACGAGCTGGAGAAGGCGTTACACCAACGCAAGACGGCCCTGGTCACTGAGGTGGAGAACATCTGCAGCACCAAGCAGAAG GTGCTTCAGGTGCAGCTGACCTCTCTGCTTCAGGGCAAAGAAAACATCCAGAGCAGCTGCAACTTCACGGAGCAGGCGCTGAGCCACGGCACCGCCACGGAGGTGCTGCTGGTCCAGAAGCAGATGGGCGAGCGGGTCAGCGCCCTGGCACGGCACACCTTCCCCGAGCAGCCTCACGAGAACGGTCACCTCGAGTGCCAGGTAGAGACGGACGGACTGAGGCGCTCCATCCAGAACCTGGGGGTCCTGATCACGACGGGGGCCGTGGGCCACACGAGCGTCGCCACCGGTGAAGGCCTGCGACACGCGCTGGTCGGCCAGCACACCACCGTCACGGTCACCACCAAGGACAAGGACGGGGAACTGGTGAAAACTGGAAACGCTGCTCTCAGGGCAGAGATCATCTCGGCGGACGGAGCGTGCACCGAGGCTGAGGTGGCGGACAACAAAAACGGCACCTACGAGGTCGGCTACACCATCCGCACGGAGGGAGAGTACACCTTCTCCCTGCTGCTGTACGAGCAGCCGGTGAGGGGGGGGCCGTACCGCCTGCGGGCCGTCAAACCGTCCGACGTCCTGCAGTCGCCGGAGGACGTGAAGAGAAGAGTGAAGTCcccgagcggaggggggggtcACGTGCGACAGAAGGCCGTGCGCAGGCCCTCCAGCATGTACAGCACCACCAAGAAGAAGGAGAACCCCATCGAGGACGAGCTGATCTACAGAGTGG GAACCAGAGGTCGAGACAAAGCCGAATTCACCAACCTACAAGGCATCTCCACCTCCAGTAACGGTCGGATTGTGGTGGCGGACAGCAACAACCAGTGCATACAG GTCTTCTCAAACGACGGCCAGTTCAAGATGAGGTTCGGGGTCCGGGGCCGTTCCCCGGGGCAGCTGCAGCGCCCCACCGGGGTCACGGTGGACGTGAACGGAGACATCATCGTGGCCGACTACGACAACAGGTGGATCAGCATCTTCTCCTCGGACGGCAAATTCAAG AGCAAGATCGGCGCCGGGAGGCTGATGGGACCGAAAGGCGTCGCCGTGGATAAGAACGGCCACATCATCACCGTTGATAACAAAGCATGCTGCGTCTTCATCTTCCAAGCCAACGGGAAGCTGGTGACCAAGTTCGGAGCGAGAGGAACTTCAGACAGACACTTTGCAG AAAAAAGTGGTGCAAACATTGCACTGGAGCAAAAGATTAGTAAATCTGGCCCAGTTTTCA GTCCTCACTTTGTGGCCGTAAATAACAAGAATGAAATTGTGGTGACAGACTTCCACAACCATTCAGTTAAG GTGTACAACGCAGACGGGGAGTTCCTGTTTAAATTCGGTTCCCACGGAGAAGGGAACGGACAGTTCAACGCTCCCACAGGCGTGGCCGTGGACGCCAACGGGAACATCATCGTTGCAGATTGGGGCAACAGTCGGATCCAG GTGTTCGACAGCTCAGGCTCCTTCCTGTCCTACATCAACACCACAGCGGACCCCCTGTACGGGCCCCAGGGCCTGGCCCTCACGTCCGACGGCCACGTGGCAGTGGCCGACTCCGGGAACCACTGCTTCAAGGTCTACCGCTACCTGCAGTAG
- the LOC133952333 gene encoding arfaptin-2-like isoform X1 has translation MADSIMSKAATMEIPINSNGDTGTLAEDDSLEQDLQQVMVSGPNLNETSIVSGGYGGPAGGIIPTSSIKGPAIHYNPEYLDRRRAPAPGPDIRMKSRGVGLPTSQSAAGRLAQHTNQHAGSSSHNPSSSTEEVTRGVAVEKIDSVKKWGINTYKCTKQMFSERFGRGSRTVDLELEAQIDVLRDTKSKYEHVLSLATALINHFQSMVETQQALGDSFTDLSQKSPELQDEFGYNAETQKLLCKNGEALLGAITFFVASINTLVNKTMDDTLMTIRLYENARLEFDAYRSDLEELSLGPKDAAAMVRIEMAQHDYQIHRDKYERLRSDVTIKLKFLEENKVKVMHKQLLLFHNAISAYFAGNQQQLEQTLIQFNVKLKPPGSDKPSWLEEQ, from the exons ATGGCAGACAGCATCATGAGCAAGGCAGCAACCATGGAGATCCCCATCAACAGCAATGGAGACACGGGGACACTGGCAGAGGATGACAGCCTGgagcag GATTTGCAGCAGGTGATGGTGTCCGGACCCAACCTGAATGAAACCAGCATTGTCTCAGGAGGTTACGGAGGGCCAGCAGGGGGCATCATTCCAACCAGCTCCATCAAAG GGCCTGCTATTCACTACAACCCCGAGTATCTGGACAGAAGACGAGCCCCTGCACCAGGACCAG ACATTCGCATGAAATCCAGGGGTGTTGGCTTGCCTACGAGCCAATCTGCAGCCGGTCGACTTGcccaacacacaaaccagcatGCAG GGTCATCAAGCCACAACCCGAGTAGTTCAACTGAAGAAGTCACCCGCGGTGTGGCAGTGGAGAAAATAGATAGTGTCAAGAAATGGGGCATAAACACATACAAG TGCACCAAACAGATGTTCTCCGAGCGGTTCGGCCGGGGCTCGAGAACAGTGGACCTGGAACTGGAGGCTCAGATCGACGTGTTAAGAGACACCAAGAGCAAGTATGAGCACGTCCTGAGTCTGGCCACTGCACTCATCAATCATTTCCAGAGCATGGTGGAGACACAGCAGGCTTTAGGAGACAGCTTCACCGACCTCAGCCAGAAGTCACCAGAGCTGCAG gatgaattTGGTTACAATGCAGAAACCCAGAAGCTGCTGTGTAAAAATGGCGAGGCCCTCCTGGGCGCCATTACCTTCTTCGTGGCCAGTATCAACACCCTGGTGAACAAAACAATGGACGACACTCTGATGACCATCAGGCTGTATGAAAATGCAAG ACTTGAGTTCGATGCCTACCGCTCAGATCTAGAGGAGCTCAGCTTGGGCCCCAAGGATGCAGCGGCCATGGTTCGCATCGAGATGGCTCAGCACGATTACCAGATACACAGAGACAAATATGAAAGACTGCGCAGTGACGTCACCATCAAACTCAAATTCCTGGAGGAGAACAAG GTGAAGGTGATGCACAagcagctgctcctcttccaTAATGCTATCTCAGCTTACTTTGCTggcaaccagcagcagctggaacaGACTCTAATACAGTTCAATGTGAAGCTAAAGCCCCCGGGATCCGACAAGCCGTCCTGGCTGGAGGAGCAGTGA
- the LOC133952333 gene encoding arfaptin-2-like isoform X2 has product MADSIMSKAATMEIPINSNGDTGTLAEDDSLEQDLQQVMVSGPNLNETSIVSGGYGGPAGGIIPTSSIKDIRMKSRGVGLPTSQSAAGRLAQHTNQHAGSSSHNPSSSTEEVTRGVAVEKIDSVKKWGINTYKCTKQMFSERFGRGSRTVDLELEAQIDVLRDTKSKYEHVLSLATALINHFQSMVETQQALGDSFTDLSQKSPELQDEFGYNAETQKLLCKNGEALLGAITFFVASINTLVNKTMDDTLMTIRLYENARLEFDAYRSDLEELSLGPKDAAAMVRIEMAQHDYQIHRDKYERLRSDVTIKLKFLEENKVKVMHKQLLLFHNAISAYFAGNQQQLEQTLIQFNVKLKPPGSDKPSWLEEQ; this is encoded by the exons ATGGCAGACAGCATCATGAGCAAGGCAGCAACCATGGAGATCCCCATCAACAGCAATGGAGACACGGGGACACTGGCAGAGGATGACAGCCTGgagcag GATTTGCAGCAGGTGATGGTGTCCGGACCCAACCTGAATGAAACCAGCATTGTCTCAGGAGGTTACGGAGGGCCAGCAGGGGGCATCATTCCAACCAGCTCCATCAAAG ACATTCGCATGAAATCCAGGGGTGTTGGCTTGCCTACGAGCCAATCTGCAGCCGGTCGACTTGcccaacacacaaaccagcatGCAG GGTCATCAAGCCACAACCCGAGTAGTTCAACTGAAGAAGTCACCCGCGGTGTGGCAGTGGAGAAAATAGATAGTGTCAAGAAATGGGGCATAAACACATACAAG TGCACCAAACAGATGTTCTCCGAGCGGTTCGGCCGGGGCTCGAGAACAGTGGACCTGGAACTGGAGGCTCAGATCGACGTGTTAAGAGACACCAAGAGCAAGTATGAGCACGTCCTGAGTCTGGCCACTGCACTCATCAATCATTTCCAGAGCATGGTGGAGACACAGCAGGCTTTAGGAGACAGCTTCACCGACCTCAGCCAGAAGTCACCAGAGCTGCAG gatgaattTGGTTACAATGCAGAAACCCAGAAGCTGCTGTGTAAAAATGGCGAGGCCCTCCTGGGCGCCATTACCTTCTTCGTGGCCAGTATCAACACCCTGGTGAACAAAACAATGGACGACACTCTGATGACCATCAGGCTGTATGAAAATGCAAG ACTTGAGTTCGATGCCTACCGCTCAGATCTAGAGGAGCTCAGCTTGGGCCCCAAGGATGCAGCGGCCATGGTTCGCATCGAGATGGCTCAGCACGATTACCAGATACACAGAGACAAATATGAAAGACTGCGCAGTGACGTCACCATCAAACTCAAATTCCTGGAGGAGAACAAG GTGAAGGTGATGCACAagcagctgctcctcttccaTAATGCTATCTCAGCTTACTTTGCTggcaaccagcagcagctggaacaGACTCTAATACAGTTCAATGTGAAGCTAAAGCCCCCGGGATCCGACAAGCCGTCCTGGCTGGAGGAGCAGTGA
- the LOC133951295 gene encoding FH2 domain-containing protein 1-like, which produces MLCGDVCIPSPLRALPQKMQPGGPPTPPSLLVSSPPPPPPPPPAPAPPPPPPPPPAPGFPPPLNGLGINFKGERRRSKMRNFNWETLPKHSVVGKHNIWTTDKIDGEYKLDTDHMEELFSHKQGQQLKAQNRQSLRSQPTASAGGELVSILNSKRSMNIGIFLKQFKRPLKEMIQDIISGRGDSFGSGKIRELCKLLPEEGEVKQLLGFKGADSALPEADLFMLRLVRIPSYEERLRSLVLKEEFFPLMDEMREFIRILTAAGRELLESDNLHSVIRLVLKTGNYMNAGSYAGSAIGFRMASLLKLVDTKANKPGMNLMHYVVMQALNADMALLEFPEQLTHIVAAARINKGEVEAEIARQVKKVQAAKVDTLKQEDLKTQMEDFLKEAEVCLAEVENDFQELQSVSDTVADYFCEDPSKFRLEECCSIFNSFCERFLRAVQENKAREVADVKRRHRDRLQISAKRRSTATCSSRDKEMDGVALESVLQNLLTRRGSRRRSERPSSTQGSPMSCSPDKGSLSEITSQANLPPANEKGGASFTAHEIFRKEWNSSAESTGKVSQSKAQSNVEDSKPISVIPQEEEEMKTSSKEESKGFTHPANRTPSTSSSGKHLSTNTDDDDEEEESIQDNNEEEAQKLREASKKVLHFQRSRGSSSSVDHSLENQKAPGHGPMLIRQRTFNEETDRYPGDPTNDELIRFLISPPATPKRNLGRRHTLPTKVSKTDEEQDILFDLSPIRTPNTARAEFTENSPPKQVFDFNEASPNLKKTDSQDSSLTEEKKNQPSVSTAHTTHEGQGERNQESTEPTENHVQKNSENIAPKNSWTKTDTTGLFLSFFKRLGDMGKHQSSKETVQKGSGV; this is translated from the exons atgttgtgCGGTGATGTCTGCATCCCAAGCCCTCTGAGAGCTCTTCCCCAAAAGATGCAACCAGGAGGTCCTCCCACTCCGCCCTCGCTGCTGGTATCATctccaccgccaccaccaccaccaccacctgctccggcaccaccccctcctcctccaccaccacctgccCCTGGCTTTCCTCCACCCCTAAATGGCCTGGGCATCAATTTCAAGGGGGAGCGGCGGCGCTCCAAGATGCGCAATTTCAACTGGGAAACGCTTCCCAAGCACAGTGTGGTGGGAAAGCACAACATCTGGACCACGGATAAGATTGACGGGGAGTACAAGCTGGACACGGATCACATGGAGGAGCTGTTCAGCCACAAGCAGGGCCAGCAGCTCAAGGCCCAGAACCGCCAGAGTCTCAGGTCGCAACCGACGGCCAGTGCAGGAGGGGAACTG gTTTCCATCCTGAACTCCAAGAGGAGCATGAACATTGGAATTTTCCTGAAGCAATTCAAGCG gcCTCTGAAAGAAATGATCCAAGACATCATATCAGGACGTGGTGACAGTTTTGGCTCAGGAAAAATTAGGGAGCTGTGCAAGCTGCtgccagaggaaggagag GTCAAGCAGCTGCTGGGTTTTAAGGGTGCGGACTCGGCTCTCCCTGAAGCAGATCTGTTCATGCTGAGGCTAGTGAGGATTCCCAG ttatgAAGAGCGTCTCAGAAGCCTGGTGCTCAAAGAGGAGTTTTTCCCGCTCATGGATGAAATGAGAGAATTCATACGCATTCTGACGGCTGCTGGACGAG AGCTGTTGGAGTCGGATAATCTCCATTCTGTCATTCGTCTGGTACTGAAGACTGGAAATTACATGAATGCT GGAAGCTACGCAGGCAGTGCAATCGGCTTCCGAATGGCCTCGCTGCTGAAGCTGGTGGACACCAAAGCAAACAAACCTGGAATGAATCTGATGCATTATGTCGTGATG CAAGCTCTGAATGCCGACATGGCCCTGCTTGAGTTTCCAGAGCAACTCACACACATCGTGGCTGCGGCGAG GATAAATAAAGGTGAAGTTGAAGCAGAGATTGCACGACAGGTAAAGAAAGTTCAAGCTGCCAAGGTGGACACCCTGAAGCAGGAAGACCTGAAGACACAGATGGAGGATTTTCTAAAA GAGGCTGAGGTCTGCTTGGCCGAAGTGGAGAACGATTTTCAGGAACTGCAGTCGGTGAGTGATACTGTGGCCGATTACTTCTGTGAAGACCCAAGCAAGTTCAGACTGGAGGAATGTTGCTCCATTTTCAACTCCTTCTGTGAAAGGTTCCTGCGGGCCGTGCAG GAGAACAAGGCACGAGAGGTGGCAGATGTGAagcggagacacagagacagattaCAGATCTCTGCCAAGCGAAGGTCCACAGCTACGTGCTCCAGCAGAGACAAGGAAATGGACGGTGTCGCATTAGAGTCCGTCCTGCAGAACCTCCTCACCAGACGTGGCTCCCGCAGGAGATCTGAAAGACCATCGTCCACTCAAGGAAGCCCGATGAGCTGCAGCCCAGACAAAGGGAGCTTATCAGAAATCACCTCACAGGCAAACCTCCCCCCTGCAAATGAAAAGGGAGGTGCCTCATTTACAGCCCACGAGATTTTCAGAAAAGAATGGAATTCATCAGCTGAAAGCACGGGCAAGGTTTCACAAAGCAAAGCCCAGTCAAACGTCGAGGACAGCAAGCCAATAAGTGTGATTCctcaagaagaagaggagatgaaaactTCCAGTAAAGAGGAATCTAAAGGATTTACACATCCGGCCAATAGGACCCCCAGCACTTCCTCCTCAGGCAAACATTTGTCAACcaacactgatgatgatgatgaggaggaggagagcataCAGGACAATAATGAGGAGGAAGCCCAAAAGTTGCGAGAGGCATCTAAAAAAGTGTTGCACTTTCAAAGGAGTCGTGGCAGTTCCTCGTCTGTGGATCATTCTCTGGAAAATCAGAAAGCTCCTGGTCATGGCCCCATGTTGATTCGTCAGCGCACCTTCAATGAGGAAACCGACCGCTACCCTGGAGATCCAACCAATGATGAATTGATCCGGTTTCTGATCAGCCCCCCCGCCACGCCAAAACGCAACCTGGGCCGCCGCCACACACTGCCTACCAAAGTCTCTAAAACCgatgaagagcaggatattCTGTTTGATCTGTCTCCAATCAGAACTCCTAATACTGCGAGAGCAGAGTTCACTGAGAACAGTCCCCCAAAACAAGTGTTTGACTTTAATGAGGCTTCTCCCAACCTTAAAAAAACGGACTCTCAAGATAGTAGTttgacagaagagaagaaaaaccaGCCGAGTGTTTCCACAGCCCATACGACACATGAAGGGCAGGGGGAGCGAAACCAGGAGTCGACGGAGCCCACAGAAAACCACGTGCAGAAGAACAGTGAAAACATCGCCCCAAAGAACTCGTGGACTAAGACCGACACGACTGGACTGTTTTTGAGCTTTTTCAAACGTCTTGGAGACATGGGCAAACATCAGAGCAGCAAGGAAACTGTTCAAAAGGGCTCTGGTGTATAG
- the LOC133952081 gene encoding tripartite motif-containing protein 3-like isoform X2, translated as MSVTMAKRETGSASPVVRQIDKQFLVCSICLDHYHNPKVLPCLHTFCEKCLQNYIPPQSLTLSCPVCRQTSILPEKGVAALQNNFFITNLMEVLQRDPECSQPEACNVLESASAATACQPLSCPNHEGKVMEFYCESCETAMCLECTEGEHREHVTVPLRDVLEQHKSALSNQLDTVRNRLPQLTAAIDLVNEISKQLSDRKNDAVTDISNTFDELEKALHQRKTALVTEVENICSTKQKVLQVQLTSLLQGKENIQSSCNFTEQALSHGTATEVLLVQKQMGERVSALARHTFPEQPHENGHLECQVETDGLRRSIQNLGVLITTGAVGHTSVATGEGLRHALVGQHTTVTVTTKDKDGELVKTGNAALRAEIISADGACTEAEVADNKNGTYEVGYTIRTEGEYTFSLLLYEQPVRGGPYRLRAVKPSDVLQSPEDVKRRVKSPSGGGGHVRQKAVRRPSSMYSTTKKKENPIEDELIYRVGTRGRDKAEFTNLQGISTSSNGRIVVADSNNQCIQVFSNDGQFKMRFGVRGRSPGQLQRPTGVTVDVNGDIIVADYDNRWISIFSSDGKFKSKIGAGRLMGPKGVAVDKNGHIITVDNKACCVFIFQANGKLVTKFGARGTSDRHFAGPHFVAVNNKNEIVVTDFHNHSVKVYNADGEFLFKFGSHGEGNGQFNAPTGVAVDANGNIIVADWGNSRIQVFDSSGSFLSYINTTADPLYGPQGLALTSDGHVAVADSGNHCFKVYRYLQ; from the exons ATGTCCGTGACCATGGCGAAGCGTGAGACCGGCAGCGCCAGCCCCGTGGTCCGGCAGATAGACAAGCAGTTCCTGGTCTGCAGCATCTGTCTGGATCATTACCACAACCCCAAGGTGCTGCCCTGCCTGCACACCTTCTGCGAGAA ATGTCTACAGAACTACATCCCTCCCCAGTCTCTGACGCTGTCCTGCCCCGTGTGCAGACAGACCTCCATCTTGCCGGAGAAGGGCGTGGCGGCCCTGCAGAACAACTTCTTCATCACCAACCTGATGGAGGTGCTGCAGCGAGACCCCGAGTGCAGCCAGCCCGAGGCCTGCAACGTGCTCGAGTCGGCCAGTGCAGCCACGGCCTGTCAGCCCCTCTCCTGTCCCAACCACGAGGGCAAG GTGATGGAGTTTTACTGCGAGTCGTGTGAGACCGCCATGTGTCTGGAGTGCACGGAGGGAGAACACAGGGAACATGTGACGGTTCCTCTGAGGGACGTGCTGGAGCAACACAAGTCCGCACTCAGCAACCAGCTGGACACCGTGCGCAACAG ACTACCTCAGTTGACGGCTGCCATTGACCTGGTGAATGAAATCTCCAAGCAGCTTTCAGACAGGAAGAATGACGCCGTGACCGACATCAGCAACACGTTCGACGAGCTGGAGAAGGCGTTACACCAACGCAAGACGGCCCTGGTCACTGAGGTGGAGAACATCTGCAGCACCAAGCAGAAG GTGCTTCAGGTGCAGCTGACCTCTCTGCTTCAGGGCAAAGAAAACATCCAGAGCAGCTGCAACTTCACGGAGCAGGCGCTGAGCCACGGCACCGCCACGGAGGTGCTGCTGGTCCAGAAGCAGATGGGCGAGCGGGTCAGCGCCCTGGCACGGCACACCTTCCCCGAGCAGCCTCACGAGAACGGTCACCTCGAGTGCCAGGTAGAGACGGACGGACTGAGGCGCTCCATCCAGAACCTGGGGGTCCTGATCACGACGGGGGCCGTGGGCCACACGAGCGTCGCCACCGGTGAAGGCCTGCGACACGCGCTGGTCGGCCAGCACACCACCGTCACGGTCACCACCAAGGACAAGGACGGGGAACTGGTGAAAACTGGAAACGCTGCTCTCAGGGCAGAGATCATCTCGGCGGACGGAGCGTGCACCGAGGCTGAGGTGGCGGACAACAAAAACGGCACCTACGAGGTCGGCTACACCATCCGCACGGAGGGAGAGTACACCTTCTCCCTGCTGCTGTACGAGCAGCCGGTGAGGGGGGGGCCGTACCGCCTGCGGGCCGTCAAACCGTCCGACGTCCTGCAGTCGCCGGAGGACGTGAAGAGAAGAGTGAAGTCcccgagcggaggggggggtcACGTGCGACAGAAGGCCGTGCGCAGGCCCTCCAGCATGTACAGCACCACCAAGAAGAAGGAGAACCCCATCGAGGACGAGCTGATCTACAGAGTGG GAACCAGAGGTCGAGACAAAGCCGAATTCACCAACCTACAAGGCATCTCCACCTCCAGTAACGGTCGGATTGTGGTGGCGGACAGCAACAACCAGTGCATACAG GTCTTCTCAAACGACGGCCAGTTCAAGATGAGGTTCGGGGTCCGGGGCCGTTCCCCGGGGCAGCTGCAGCGCCCCACCGGGGTCACGGTGGACGTGAACGGAGACATCATCGTGGCCGACTACGACAACAGGTGGATCAGCATCTTCTCCTCGGACGGCAAATTCAAG AGCAAGATCGGCGCCGGGAGGCTGATGGGACCGAAAGGCGTCGCCGTGGATAAGAACGGCCACATCATCACCGTTGATAACAAAGCATGCTGCGTCTTCATCTTCCAAGCCAACGGGAAGCTGGTGACCAAGTTCGGAGCGAGAGGAACTTCAGACAGACACTTTGCAG GTCCTCACTTTGTGGCCGTAAATAACAAGAATGAAATTGTGGTGACAGACTTCCACAACCATTCAGTTAAG GTGTACAACGCAGACGGGGAGTTCCTGTTTAAATTCGGTTCCCACGGAGAAGGGAACGGACAGTTCAACGCTCCCACAGGCGTGGCCGTGGACGCCAACGGGAACATCATCGTTGCAGATTGGGGCAACAGTCGGATCCAG GTGTTCGACAGCTCAGGCTCCTTCCTGTCCTACATCAACACCACAGCGGACCCCCTGTACGGGCCCCAGGGCCTGGCCCTCACGTCCGACGGCCACGTGGCAGTGGCCGACTCCGGGAACCACTGCTTCAAGGTCTACCGCTACCTGCAGTAG
- the LOC133952333 gene encoding arfaptin-2-like isoform X3 has protein sequence MADSIMSKAATMEIPINSNGDTGTLAEDDSLEQDLQQVMVSGPNLNETSIVSGGYGGPAGGIIPTSSIKGSSSHNPSSSTEEVTRGVAVEKIDSVKKWGINTYKCTKQMFSERFGRGSRTVDLELEAQIDVLRDTKSKYEHVLSLATALINHFQSMVETQQALGDSFTDLSQKSPELQDEFGYNAETQKLLCKNGEALLGAITFFVASINTLVNKTMDDTLMTIRLYENARLEFDAYRSDLEELSLGPKDAAAMVRIEMAQHDYQIHRDKYERLRSDVTIKLKFLEENKVKVMHKQLLLFHNAISAYFAGNQQQLEQTLIQFNVKLKPPGSDKPSWLEEQ, from the exons ATGGCAGACAGCATCATGAGCAAGGCAGCAACCATGGAGATCCCCATCAACAGCAATGGAGACACGGGGACACTGGCAGAGGATGACAGCCTGgagcag GATTTGCAGCAGGTGATGGTGTCCGGACCCAACCTGAATGAAACCAGCATTGTCTCAGGAGGTTACGGAGGGCCAGCAGGGGGCATCATTCCAACCAGCTCCATCAAAG GGTCATCAAGCCACAACCCGAGTAGTTCAACTGAAGAAGTCACCCGCGGTGTGGCAGTGGAGAAAATAGATAGTGTCAAGAAATGGGGCATAAACACATACAAG TGCACCAAACAGATGTTCTCCGAGCGGTTCGGCCGGGGCTCGAGAACAGTGGACCTGGAACTGGAGGCTCAGATCGACGTGTTAAGAGACACCAAGAGCAAGTATGAGCACGTCCTGAGTCTGGCCACTGCACTCATCAATCATTTCCAGAGCATGGTGGAGACACAGCAGGCTTTAGGAGACAGCTTCACCGACCTCAGCCAGAAGTCACCAGAGCTGCAG gatgaattTGGTTACAATGCAGAAACCCAGAAGCTGCTGTGTAAAAATGGCGAGGCCCTCCTGGGCGCCATTACCTTCTTCGTGGCCAGTATCAACACCCTGGTGAACAAAACAATGGACGACACTCTGATGACCATCAGGCTGTATGAAAATGCAAG ACTTGAGTTCGATGCCTACCGCTCAGATCTAGAGGAGCTCAGCTTGGGCCCCAAGGATGCAGCGGCCATGGTTCGCATCGAGATGGCTCAGCACGATTACCAGATACACAGAGACAAATATGAAAGACTGCGCAGTGACGTCACCATCAAACTCAAATTCCTGGAGGAGAACAAG GTGAAGGTGATGCACAagcagctgctcctcttccaTAATGCTATCTCAGCTTACTTTGCTggcaaccagcagcagctggaacaGACTCTAATACAGTTCAATGTGAAGCTAAAGCCCCCGGGATCCGACAAGCCGTCCTGGCTGGAGGAGCAGTGA